One region of Exiguobacterium acetylicum genomic DNA includes:
- a CDS encoding acyl-CoA thioesterase: MRVPAYIPELESWLEQMKHGTRLDVAVRFAETDAYGHMNNRVPFVYFEDVRTLMLEETGYSLAEDGIIVVADAQCNYIRQVYPRTRLAVYAYPVHVGSASCDVHYAAFDEQGELMFTGRTSMVQIDRAGKAFPWSEAYKNSLQNRFESVII; encoded by the coding sequence GTGCGCGTACCAGCTTATATTCCAGAACTTGAATCATGGCTTGAACAGATGAAACATGGCACACGACTCGACGTCGCTGTTCGTTTCGCGGAGACGGATGCCTATGGTCATATGAATAACCGGGTACCGTTCGTCTATTTTGAGGACGTTCGGACATTGATGTTAGAGGAAACAGGATATTCGCTTGCAGAAGACGGGATCATCGTCGTTGCGGATGCCCAGTGTAATTACATTCGTCAAGTCTATCCGCGGACACGTCTTGCCGTTTATGCGTATCCAGTACATGTCGGAAGTGCGTCATGTGACGTCCACTATGCGGCATTTGATGAGCAAGGTGAACTGATGTTCACAGGACGGACATCGATGGTACAAATCGACCGTGCCGGGAAAGCTTTCCCGTGGAGTGAAGCGTATAAAAATTCCTTGCAGAATCGCTTCGAATCCGTTATCATTTGA